Part of the Vigna angularis cultivar LongXiaoDou No.4 chromosome 1, ASM1680809v1, whole genome shotgun sequence genome, GATTCTATTCAGTACATTTCCCCCAAAGTGCAACCTAGCCAATGGCGTTAACTGTTCCAATATCTCCTGAAATTTGTTCCAAAAGTACACTACTTATGTTATtgaaaaacaaagcaaaattCCTAGCAAGGTTGTTCATTTGCAATCATGTGAAGACAATCTCTTAAACATacataataagatataaacaaaacaaatgaaGAATCAAACAAGGGTGGAGCAATAACACTATGACCATCAACACTGATTATCAATTTCAGGAGGATACCACACTATCCACACCACTCAGTATTGAACCTTTCAAATACACAAAGTCTCTCCCAAGGTCAAGCTTCTTGTTAGGACATAAGATTGTGGTTATTAATAGGACGTTTACAATGATCAAGGTAAAACTTCATTCTGATGCGCTAATTTTGCAGAGTTTTAGACTATTTGATTGGAGCAGAACACTATTCCAGAGTGTTTGGCATATAATTTACTCTCAACCACTGTTATGTTATGAGATCTATTATATGGCTTCCTTTAGAGGCTTTTATCATTGCTTCATTAAAAGAACTTATCAAAGATGTAGAGGAATTTGAGTTTTTTGACAGCTTTTGCAttcaaacttttcttttatcttctgtTGTTGTCCAAATGTCCCACCTTTTACTGGCACTAAGCCACTAAGCCAttccttttataataatatttctttaattaacaAAATGGAAACTTATCAAAAGAATTCTAGGTAAAAATTTTTGTAGCTTAGGAAAAATGTGGCTAAAGAAATAACTCTACAAAACATAGTCAACCAAAAGTTGTATATGTTGGAGATCACACATCTATCACTGATATGACCAAAGTAGTGCACACAAATGGGGATAATCTTCACCTCACAGGCCAAATTTGTTGGGCTGAATTATCCCCAGACTAAGGTTTATTCTAACAATTACTTTTGGAAATACCAGGACACCTATTATCTGGTCATTATTAAACCACCTACAAATACCAATCTTGCAAAGTTCATGCTTGAAACATCCAATCTTAAAGGTAATGATGGAGGGGTGAGGGGAATTGGTCACCTCATAAGCTGGTTTTATAGAGTTGGTCCAAACCCAACTTCTAAGAATATTGTTGTTACTTCTCCCCCAAGGAACATTTACTAAAGGCCTAAAACCTGAAATGTGTCATGAGGACCTTAATCAATAGTTTCTTATCAAACAGACAAATCTATTGcagatttttcattttattttattgagatGAGGGTCAGCAGCATGTTTCATATATCCAGAgcataaatgttttaataacaGCTAGCAAGAATAAAATggaaaaggaaaggaagaaaaattaaagcaaatgCTTTTCATATAAACAAATTCTTATCTAGCCAACAAACTTAACATGATCCCATCACACAAGAATGTGTAGGCCATATCATATGACAAAGCTACTTACTTCAACTATGTGCATAAATCGCATTCCACTCTCAACAAGCATACTACTAGATGAAGTGGCAATTGAAGAAAGTGAAGATACAAACTGCGGTGACAATGGGCAACATTCAGCGGATTCAGCAATGTCAAGAACTACTCTTCTAGCACGTCTAAAATTTGATTCTAAAACTTCTTCAACAGAAGGACGGAGAAGCACCAGCAGTAATTTAGACATTTTCAATCCTTGTGACTCCAAAATTGAGCAATAGTTCAGACTAGCCTGAGTGCAGATGCATGCAGCACGTAAGGCAGAAACAGTCTCAGATAAGGGAGCATTCTCTTTCACCACTCgaacaaaatattcaatttccCACTCTGCCCACTGAACAATTCTGTTGGTGTAAACAGGATTATCTCCAAAAATCAAAGCAGATTGCTTTATTGTCAGTGATATTACAGAAAACACAATCTTAGATAACGTAGAAGGAAATGTTTCAGGGCAGAGAGAACTTGAGGGAAGAAAAGCCTCAATTCTCTTCTGGAGGTGAGACTTATAAAATTTCAGCATTGTTTGATGTGCACGAGGACCTTTTCCAAGTTTTATTAAACCATTTAAGGCTTTCTTAAGCTCAGGGAAACTAATAGACGGCTGTTCAGCAATTCCAACTAACAGTTGTTCAAGCATTGCTTTTCTTTCTGACAAAGCAGACTTATATGAGGAAACATCATCTGAAGAGTTATTTCCTGAGCCTTTCAACTCACCAGAATTTTTTTCTTCAGCTTCTAATGCTTCCAATGCTTCTTCAAACTTGTGCTCAGCCACAAGTACATCTATGTTTTCCAAGAATAATATTTTCTGGTCATTACGCTCATTTGGTAATGGCTCAAGTAATTCAGGCAGTTCATGTTCCTGTTGAATTTCAGTAACATCATTGCTCGACTGATTCCACTCTTCCAATTCACTGCACACACCTGTCATCAAATCCTGAACAAGAATACCCTGTGCTGAGATATGCTTTTGCAGCTCAATCAATTCATGCTTGACTTCCACGGCCTCTTCAGATATTCTACAATATTAAGAGCACACATCACATTGTATATGCATATGATATAGTTGAGGAAAGCTATTGAAATAGTTAAAAAAGTCTGTTGTTTTAGTATCCATGTTTCATACTTATTAGAAACATTAAAATAGGAACCATTGATAGGCTTTCCACTAACAGCCTAAGCTTGGGAAGCTTTGTCTTCCAACCACAGTTAAGTGTTCAACACTTTTTACCTGTATTCCcccaattaaattaaatttcagcACAAAGTGCCAGTGCTTTGTTCACATTTAATGCTCAAGCGCAAAATAATTGTGTATCAGGGCGTGTTGGACATACTAAAAGTATAACCAACTTACAGGGCAAAATTTAAACAGCTTGAGCTTTTTCCCatcacaaataaataaatgaaacaatACCAGCTTGTTCCTCATCTTCCACTACTGCTTCCATACCATAGATTTATGAGTCAACTTTCAATCAACTTCACTAAAGCGCACCTATGAATTTTTTACTCCCATCTTATTCCTATTGAGATGTCAACCATGTTTCCCGTTTATCTAAAGCTGCAGATCTAATTAACAAGTTTCCCCATTCTTACTATTCCAATTTGAAAATTAGCAGACGAATTCTTAACAAGAAATTACCAATCAATGAAATAAGATCACTAGCTTCCGTTTCCACAGCAGAATCAACAAGCAAATATACCTCAACATTTTATATTCATTGaagaaatgaaaaggaaaaacacaTTGGTTAGCACATAAAGTTCATGGAAAATGACCAACACAATACATCATTTAGTTAAAATTTCCCACGTGTATGTGTGCTGCTACTTAAACTTTTAACAGAAAATATAGACAAAatgtacaaaaatatataaaaagttctTGAAATTCATTGCTGGGTAACATCAAGCTATTGGTGATACAACAATACATTAATGCTAGCTGCGTAGTGACATAGGTTACCTCAAAAAAGCCAAGAACTTGGAGTGCATATTGCCGCACAAGTTCTCCACGGCATCCTTCAAATCTAGAAGCTCGCAGCAAAGCTTCCTGATCCCCTGAGAAATAGACAAAATGGGTTCGCCTCAATCCAAAAAAAGAAACACGCACACGCGCAGAACATAAATGCAAGTGAACAAGTAGAAAGTTTCAGAGTATGCATTGTTTGTTGATTCCGAAATGAAGAGAAAGCGAACCTTTTCGGTGTGGGACTGGTAGAGAGAGTCAACCTTTGATTGGGGGATGATGCTCTCGATGGAAGGGAAGTCATCTTCTTCCTCGCTACTCTCCATCTCTCTGTCTCACACAGACACAGTTGTCCCTTTTGCTCGATCTTCACCTAAGACAAGGGGCATTCGGACAACAAAAATTATGGAAATTGAAAAGTCATGCTGTCTCTTTGAATGGaaaattttagtgttttttattttattttactttgttcagaatatgtttttaatcttaaatttaagacaggtttattttttatatatgattgaaatttaatttttttatcattatttgatTTGTAAATTGTTAGCAgctcaaaaaataaattagttaattaattaatttaaacatgttaatctttatgaaatgatttttctttttacttcaaTTTCAATAAACCTACTTTTTGTGtcatttttctaaaagtttaaCCATCACTTTTGTCATTTTACAATTAGTAAATTTCGGTTTTGGTTATtgaaacatttttcttattttaatccTTTTAAAATCTCGtatcactttttttctttttagagttaatttaaattctaaaaatatttaaaaatttgtttaggGGTACAAAgtctttttgaaaaaattagtTCATTAGTGGAGAGACGTTATTTActaacttataaattaatttaactatcatagaaatttttttataaaaatacttcaAAGTGATATATTTTATGAGCATCAAAGTTAGAAGTCGTAATAAAGGTTGACTCGTCCGTATGGCTTGTTCACatttaaccaaaaaaaatatggaTAGACATGTGCATAAGGCTTTTGGGTTAATAGGTTTCGGCCAACAATATAATTTAAGGTAAAGTGTAAGatttcgttttttatttttttagaaattatactatattatctttttttattttttataaaaattacaataatttatcaataatgtgtctaaataaaaattactatttatcttttgttttctctcaaATGAATGCacttttctatctcattctctCTATTTAAGGTAAGTGAAGTCACTTAGATAATCGTAGGTGTGAACTTTTAATTGAAGTCCTTTAACTAAATGAGGAAGGACTTATTATTATGCATGTGTCTCCCACATTCTTTAAGTGCATgtagaatttgaagaaatttGTGTCTACGTGTGTGTGAATGGATATATGtgaataattaagaaaaatatacaatggttaactatttaaatagaaaataaaataatttactatttttatggtttatttccttttaaaatatgttctaaaatttaagatttgaaaaaaaaatattaaattaaaaaaatattattaaatattattagatattttaaaagatatttttaaattttgttatatagtATTTACATATTGaaagatattattaaatattattggtagataataataataataaaatataatatattatttatgaacTTATAGTAATccattagaataaaaatatcaagATAGAATATATTATCTAGAaacttatcaaaattaattaaacaaaaaataattttattttattatattattaaagtaataggcttttataaatatttgaaaataaattcaattggAATTGGTATGTTTTCGGTTAGATAGattattattagatatcttattttatctttatctttagttagtttgttattatttcatATTAGTATTTTGAgcttagtccatatttcttctattataaataaagtattttatgtgtatattaaacataaaaaaaattaatctcatATGATTGTTACTATATTAGACACCTCCTATTTATAAAGTTAAGATAAAAACTTTGTCCATTAGGAAAAAGAGATAGAAACTTCAGAGTAAGAGTTTGTTCGAGTGAAGAGTTATGAGAGTTCAAGGGTTATTGTTGAATATCATTGTTTATTCTAGTAAAAAGTCTCACTGGGAAACCCAGATAAGGAGAGCTTACATTCTTGAGTTTGTTtccttgttttattttcttgccATGTTTTTgggtgtaacatcccataatctcatacttgataattcatagttgatatattgtagcattacaccACCATTCACAATAAATATAAAGGATTTCATACAtgatatatatatgttttaaactcagattttaactacaaactcataaatataactcgaactcttttaatttattattctatttctttcttcattggcactgaatcggacgacattccttcatctgctcatgtataacgaattatacgattattgcacaaacacaaacaagtagggtgagctaacatgaaacaaatcatttataaaacatgcataattactttgatgcactcaacaaacatcatataataattatgtcagacaccctcataccatcatacaacaatcgcaccatagacactcatcccatcataccacaatccccaatagacattcatccggatgatacgttgatgagcggtcacgggaggttatgcaatTGTGAtaacttctacttcttcttacaaacacacttccaaaatactccataccatcccCAAGGTTAGTCCttaacactatgtccaaaaccggcacatagaccaggacctcctgcccctctcaccacataattcatcattctctacttgagaccgGATGATTAtaagagtatcaggataacctccaacaacaggaccctcaacatcaacctatacactaataccatgtTATTACAGAATcgctccacgagactcatatcaTGCTCATATTCATCAACTCATactataccattacaaaatctctccataatactcatatcatgttcagatgcataaattcaaatccaatataacaaaatacaatcatcacagaaatcatacaaaatgaaagagaggtgtgtcacaatggacaacttaagtaccaagtctttccttagccaaagtgttcttCAACTagttttttaacaaatttcttatttacagattcaaaacaacagcatataatattaacacagaaattcaatatagatagatatacaacaagcatatatgtttttcattaatagtattcacacaaaatttcaagacatgaataataataaaacaatactaaatcataatataaaagcttagaaaggttagctcccctacctctattctaGACTTGCTTTCTTGATCAGAGGTTGTTCCCGAAAAACTTCCAGAATCTCCACACTAAAATCCTTCTTACTTTAAATTCTTCCTAATCTTTCTTTCTTATGATTTCTCTCTACTTCTCGGTGCAAAATCCCCCTTCCCTTACCACCTCCCTTACCACCGAAAGAGAGTTTGGCTTTGCACCACCGAAATTTGTTTTGTCCTttgttttgatatatatatatatatatatatatatattaatttatttatttattttataaaaatatatttttggagaaaaatattttactaggTTTGAACCCATGTCTCAAGTGTTACAAGGTGTTTACCATTTGAGTTactgtaaatttttgtttaacttatcacattttattttgtatataagcttattagttatatttttcattcataaagaaatttattactactaaaagatactactatttattaaaatggataaTTTTAATGGACTTTACATTGGGTATGTTGTCGTGCTATTTTGTATGATGTTATGTTTTTTGGGTTTATTGTCATGTTGCTTTTGTATGATGTCATGTTGTGTGTGTGCTTGGTCGAGCTAGTTTTTGTGATTATTAAGTCGTAGGTGTTGTTGGTTGTGTCGTTTTGCTTCGTTGTCGAGATGTGTGGTTGGTTAGTTATGTGATGTttgaacatgattgtgttgtgtcATTGGTTGTATATGTGTGACGTTAAGACAAGTTGTTGTGTACATTTagttgtacctagtaaatccaGCAATGACTCTTTAGGTAGTGTGATGCGGGAAAGAGGTCATCTTCGACCGTGCGATGCAGAAAGATGATGGGTTCGAGTATCACTTATAATGAACAAGTTGTATGGTGGGGTATGGGGGATAAACCACAGGTGTTTGTGGTAACGTGTTTTTGTGTGATACGAATGTGTTTGACTTTATGAATTGGGGATGAATATCTGAATAAGGTGGACGAGTgcagtttttttatattatcttgtaTTATTTTATGCTAGTTCACCCTTgtatgttgtggttgtggtttctaTCTACgatgattatttttatattggagCATATGATATTACTGATAATGTTGGTATTGTGTAGAGTGAGGATACGAGTGGGAAAATAGTACGTAAATTGTGGACAtgttttgaaaaagtaaaagagtttatgtttaaatctttttaacattttaaattgtaattgaattaattgttattttcaaatgatttgaattattttcacaataataaaataaaatttttaaattttattattttatgatgatATCATAAGTGATTTTTTCgtaacttaattaattacacGTGACCTGAGACGTTAAAGATATATGtattaatttcattatcaaATGTAATTAAGTAACcctcattaatattataattaaaatatttcatttcctAAGCTAAGTATTGGTATATAAAAACCAATTTCATATGAAATGTCacttattaattattatcaaaGATACATTACAGTTTTTTCAACTAAACCCAATTTTATTTGTAAGTcatgtttttaaagttttagtAAAGGCTGCATATATAAAATACccacttaaattaaaaaagaaaaaagaaacacacacacaattaTGATTTATAagctatattattattattattattattattatatatatatatatatttatattatggcATATATCCATTATTAACATAGACCATATAAATTAAGAAGTtcataaaaaaactcaaaaagaatgaaagaaagaaaaagatttgtCATTACTCGTGAGCATATGGGAGAAGGTTTCACTTAGGTAAAATAAAGATAGGgaaaaaacataagcaaaatacaaaaacaaaggAAACGCATGATATCTACTTGGTTATAGCCTTTGTCTTCTAAATTGATTAAGTAGGCTTAATAGATGATAAATAGTTTTAATCACGACGCTCGTACTTGCGAACCCAAATATGTTTTCTGTTTATATGAAGCTTCGCAACATGTTTCCCTTTCAAAATTTGATCAACTGTTTTCACACTCTTCAAAACCATTATTGCAAACAAAGATTGATCTTGCACACCAGTGTTTCCCATAGATAAGTTCTCCACACAGTCTCCAAATGAACGTTTAAACAGTTTTATCACCTCACCTTCTGACACAGGGAAGCCTCTAGAAAATGTTAGAAACATGGATTTATCATCAGTGGTGACATCATCACAAGGCCCCTTCATCCAGATTCTCATATCAAACAAGTCCATGTTCGTAGAACTGTCTGGTGGATTAATGTTGAAGGAACCAAACAAAGGGTGTGGAAAACCTGGGATGGTGACAGGAGTGTCTGATATGTTACCTCGTGATGTGCGAGTTCTGTTGGTGTTCTTGCTTCTTAAGATCATCTGCAAAACATCAGCAAAAATTCGAGCACAGATATtttttagtacactttttataCCAGCTATTATGGTGTACCTTTTCtccttaaatattttaaggGATATGCGTTTTTGTGTTAAGTTTTGTGTTGAGGGCAAAGCACCATTTTTTGGGGTGGCAGAGTTTTCTCTCTCTAAGCATTTTAAACACGATACAGTTTCATCGACAATATCATTGATAGCAGAAGCATGAGATAAAGCCATGACTTTGTGACTGATATTGGGGTATCCATTGTGTTCAAGCCAAATCCACAATGCCATGACCAGAAGGGATTGTGTCAAGTCACGTCGCAGTCTGAAGATCAGAAAACAGAAGACCTCACGGTGATTTCTGTGAAATAGATGAAGCTCATCTGTGGAAATTGGACCCATTCACACCACTGATCAATGATGAAACAAACACACagaaagagaaaacaagaaagaagAAATGTGATAATTTGAATGTGATGAAAAAAAGAGCTTTTTAAAGCTCATCAAGGTTAGACATATATTAATTAGGTTGACAAGTGAATGAGAACTTTAAATGTAACtgaagtataaataaatataaataaataaatataataaaattgaaccATGCAtttgattaaagaaaaattgtggACCTTCTTTAATACATTATCTCAATCTTTTTAAGGCTTATCcaacataatatttttgtttggtgTTTCGTTGGAAAGGTATAAGGGTCGGTCATCCTTCCTTGCTCTCCTTGTTCTTATCGTTCAATTCTCTTCAAGAATGTAAATCACTCCGATAGGTTGTTGACGTGCAGAAAACATTCTCTCACGCTCAAGttagatatttttttcaaagatGTCTCTATTTCATTATGATAGAAAAAGGTGTCACATCAATTGTATAGTTACAGGGCTTATAACAATCAAGCtcattaattaatcattaatacaGTATATTGGTAATTAAACCATTAATGTCTTCTAATATACCTGCTAACTGCCCATAAATGATTGTTGCACTATTAATTAGTCTTTAATTACCTAAAGCGGCTGCCTCGACTGATTGGCTACACCTATCGGTAGGTTGATTCTCATTGTAACTCCGAccggtatatttcatatagtacataagTCCCCTAAGTCCAAGCAAGCTTTTCATTGGAAGAGGTGCGTAGGGATTATTATGAGCTTAAGAGAGATCACTCACGTTGTATTTAGGGAGTCTATTTTTTATGCGCTTTAATTCTTCATTCCTCTCTACACCGAGCGCCGgactctaggagttcacttTGAAATCATTCCGTAGGCCGAGAAAGTTGAGGTGAATTCACTTTGGAATCACTGGCAGACTttaggagttctctttggaactgTTCCTTAGACTGAGCAAAAATGATAGGAGTTCTTTTCGGAACTTTTTCCCTAGGTTGAGCGGGAAAcgctaggagttctctttggaacttTTTCCTAGGTTGAGCGGGGACactaggagttctctttggaacttTTTTCCTAGGTTGAGTAGGAAACGCTAGTTGTTCTCTTTGGAACTTTTTCCTAGGTTGAGTAGAGACGCTATGAGTTCTCTTTGAAACTTTTTCCTAGGTTGAGTGAGGACGCTAGGGGTTCTCTTTGGAACTTTCTCCTAGGTTGAGCAGAAACACaaggagttctctttggaacttTTTCATGAGCAAGATATTTTCACTCgcaaaaatgtgttaaaaaaaaattaagtaaacgcttcaatattttataatctatttttataatgaaaagtcatTGGAACCTGACAAGACTGAACGTAGGTGGTCCAACTAACCGAGCGGGAAGGGACTGAACCTTCCTATACAAGATATTTTCACTCCcaaaaatatgcgttaaacaaaataaggtaaatgcttcaatattttataatttatttttataatgaaaagccattagaacctgacaaggctGAACGTAGGTAGTCCAACTAACTAAGCGGGAAGggactgaaccttcctgtgcaagatattttcactcacaaaaatatgcgttaaacaaaataaagtaaacgcttcaatattttataattttcttttttgttgagGCATTTAATTTTTTGCCTCGTAAACCTCTAATAGTTACCTGAAAGTGCTCAAAACAAGACATGTCTTTAGAATTTATTATggaattttttgttctttttgcaAAACCTAGTATTGATCCAAAGTAGCGACGTCGAGATCGAGCACGCATCTGGTTCCTCGTGGTTTCATGGGGATGCCGCTCGGctccacggtgggcgccaaaatgtttcggttgaaaAGGTCCAAGGGTTAGTTGTCCTTCCTTGCTCTGCTTTGCTCTGATCGTTCAATCCTCTTTAAGAACACACACAATCCACTCCGATGGGTTGTTGatagggatggcaacgggtcaggtcgggcacggatagtgcctacccgcaacccgacccgcaTGCAAAAAACCGTACCTTCAACCCGACCCGCTACCCGTTGGAtatccgcataaaaaaaatccgTGGATTTTTTTCAACCTGCGGATATCCGTTGGATACCCGTTTTcaacccacaaatatttaaaaaatatattttgtgaatttttagacaaggtttaaattaaattacaagttaaagaggacaatttaatatatttgctaCAGCTTAAAAagacacaatataatttttaaacaagttaaagaaaacaaatacggaacaacttttgaaaaaaaaaaagatatgagGAAGAAACACCAACTGAAGTCTAAATTTAGTCACATGATTAACACATAAATACCTATCAATGTATGAAACAGAGAGATAAAGAATTTCCGAGAGAACGCAAACaggaaccctaaacccaaattcCGGAAACGAACGCAATCACAGAAATCTCCAAACCGCGATAACCACCAGGGTCTTCAAAAGTCCAATCTACATCAATGaactaaaatccaaaaaaactcaaaacactCATTCAAATCATAACCCCAAAATCGCGTCACCAATCAACAGGGAAGAAATCAAGAAACGAACTCCTAAAACGCGAATCAAAACGtacaaaagaaacccccaaaatcagaaaacaaataaaaccctaatttcaaatcCCAAATTGGAACAAAACCCCAATTAGAAccaagagagagaggaagagggaATGGAGCCTATTCCCTACGCGAGCTGAAccagaaggaagaagaaaatagtCCTCTGTTAAGAGAGAATTTTCTAATGGGATTCTATGTATATGTTTGATATCTCTATTAAGGTTAGCTCAAAAGTAAtgcaacctttttttttttcttttcttctttagaaAAAAGGTAATTGAAAGGAATCCTAagtcattattattaaaatttcccctttttaaaaagtaataagaaaaattaattttaaaaaatattaattaaatttttttttcgggtaacgggtatccgcgggttggatagtataatacccgcatccgacccgtttagaagcgggtattaaaatatccgctacccgTTACCCGCGGGTAATAAATATTCGCAGATAGTAACTATCTGTTGCGGATTTTATCCGCAGATATCTGCGGGCGcggatttttttgccatccctagtTGTTGACTTGCAGaaaacactctgacgctcaagtcagatatctttttcaaagaggtctctattttattatgatagaaTAATGTGTCACATCAATTCTATACTTTAGGACTTATAATAATCAAGCCCACTAATTAACCATTAATACcgtatattcatatttgatatgatAATCAAACCATTAATGTCTGCTAATATACTTGGGGACATAAATGATCGTTGCACTATCAATTAGTCTTTAATTACCTAAAGTGGTTGTCTCGACGGATCGGCTACACCTATCAGTAAGTTGATTCTCATTGTAACTCCGAccggtatatttcatatagtacatttagaatagttattttaaattgacttgcttggtattttaattttcattcctTATTCTAGTTTTGGTTTTGATTAGTAGATAATGAACACAAATTTTGatgtaaattaaagaaatttttatatgaaataaaaaacgttatttaaaaggtaaaagtatttaatatgTGTTTTcattgaatatgaaatatttcattgataatataaaataactatttgttGGTAATAGTGCTAACaacaaaatgaattattatttacaaGAGTGGTATAAATATTGGTTAAACATATGTATGTACTAATGTACTATTATGGTTGTGTTTTAGTCAATTAAACAAGTTAGTTTTGACAGCGAGTTTCACTCTAAagtacatattatttatttcttatccATATCCTCTTTGCTTCTCCTTATGCAagttttata contains:
- the LOC108322655 gene encoding exocyst complex component EXO84C, which translates into the protein MESSEEEDDFPSIESIIPQSKVDSLYQSHTEKGIRKLCCELLDLKDAVENLCGNMHSKFLAFLRISEEAVEVKHELIELQKHISAQGILVQDLMTGVCSELEEWNQSSNDVTEIQQEHELPELLEPLPNERNDQKILFLENIDVLVAEHKFEEALEALEAEEKNSGELKGSGNNSSDDVSSYKSALSERKAMLEQLLVGIAEQPSISFPELKKALNGLIKLGKGPRAHQTMLKFYKSHLQKRIEAFLPSSSLCPETFPSTLSKIVFSVISLTIKQSALIFGDNPVYTNRIVQWAEWEIEYFVRVVKENAPLSETVSALRAACICTQASLNYCSILESQGLKMSKLLLVLLRPSVEEVLESNFRRARRVVLDIAESAECCPLSPQFVSSLSSIATSSSSMLVESGMRFMHIVEEILEQLTPLARLHFGGNVLNRISQLFDKYMDALIRALPGPSDDDNLPELKEAVLFRAETDSEQLAILGIAFTILDELLPNAVLSRWMLQSEGKETNSGSTENLTFNTNASVELKEWRKHLQHSFDKLRDHFCRQYILTFIYSREGKTRLNAHIYLGDNREDNFWDSEPLPSLPFQALFAKLQQLAIVAGDVLIGKDKIHKILLARLTETVVMWLSDEQEFWGVLEDISAPLQPLGLQQLILDMHFTVEIARYAGYPSRHIHQIASAITARAIRTFSARGINPQSALPEDEWFVETAKSAIHKFLLGASGSEASDTDEDHIIVHDELVSDSDTVSSLSSRDSTESFASASMAELDSPSNLSDPDN
- the LOC108327660 gene encoding uncharacterized protein LOC108327660, coding for MGPISTDELHLFHRNHREVFCFLIFRLRRDLTQSLLVMALWIWLEHNGYPNISHKVMALSHASAINDIVDETVSCLKCLERENSATPKNGALPSTQNLTQKRISLKIFKEKRYTIIAGIKSVLKNICARIFADVLQMILRSKNTNRTRTSRGNISDTPVTIPGFPHPLFGSFNINPPDSSTNMDLFDMRIWMKGPCDDVTTDDKSMFLTFSRGFPVSEGEVIKLFKRSFGDCVENLSMGNTGVQDQSLFAIMVLKSVKTVDQILKGKHVAKLHINRKHIWVRKYERRD